The Armatimonadota bacterium genomic sequence GGAAATGGTTTTGTGTTTACCAAGGCTCTGGCGAATAAACTTGAGCAATACGAAGCAAACAGGACAAAATACCCTACTCTCGATTCGTTCTTCCCGGAACTGCTGAAAGTGTTTGACGGTTTTTCACAGGCTTCTGTAAAAGATGCTGTCGGCGGTGGTGATCTGATTCTCAACGATATGTATAAGAGTGCCGGGATTCTTGTCTATGATCTTCCTGATAATGCTTCTCGAGATGATGCTGTCAGCTATGTCAAGAAAGTACATGACAGATTCTTCGGCAGCCTGGAGATGATTGATGCGACTAAGCTGGACGAGGCAACTCTCAAGGAAAAGCTCAAAGGGGATTTTATTCTGTATACAACCATAGGATCCAGACTGTTTAATGCTGCAACCCAGCCCTTGAATATACAAATAAATGATGGGATACTGAACTGGAACGGTGTAAATGAACCGGTCAGCGGTCTGAGAATAATCCTCATAGGAAAGAACCCCTATGGTGACGGCAAATGTGAAATATATGCCGGAGGGTCAAATTCATCGCTGGTCGGCATTAACGGTTGTTTTCACGGGCCGTGTTCGTATCACATCTTTAAGGGTGACAAGCTGCTCAAGGAAGGTCATTACAACGCGAAGTTTGAGATGAGCAATCCCTGAAGTCGTCGGTTTGTAAGGCCGGACATCGAGGGCATGGGCATGTTCCCCGATTACTGGCTCGACGACCCTGACCCTGTAGCTGCAATAGCGGCATATTGTTCTTTGAAATAAAATGAATATCTCTAAACAAGCAGCCTTTAATACTCGTCATGCATTTATAGCCAACAGATAGAGGATAATTTATGAAATCAAAGACCTGTAAGGCAGTTATTGCACTTTTGGCTGCGGCTGTTTTTCTTATAGCTGGGGCAGGGCAGTCGACGGTTCTTAAAACGGGAGAGATGAAAACTGAGAAGCAATCGGTCGAGGTTGGACAGGCTAAATCAGCCGATATAAGTCTCAGCCTTGAGACAGGCAGTTTGAAACTGCATGGCGGCGCAGCGAATCTTATGGATGCTGTGTTTACTTACAATGTGCCCGAGTGGAAACCGGCAGTTAGCTATGAAGTGAAGGACGGAGTAGGGAAACTCTCAGTAACGGAGCCTAAGACAGATGGCCGGGTCAAGGGCAAAGCAAAAAACGAATGGGATATCGGACTCAAGAATGGCTTTCCGCTTGATTTGGAAGTGAACCTTACAACCGGAAGTGGGGAGATTGACCTGGGTGGCTTATGCTTGTCATCTTTTGAGTTGAATCAGGTTACTGGTAATGCGAATGTGAGGCTTTGCGATCATCCGAATGTTGCTAATCTCGATTTGAACTGTGTAACTGGGAGTATTGACGCTGATATGTCTGGCAAATGGCAGCATAATATGCAGGGTTCGATAAGTGTTGTAACAGGTGGCGTTAGTATTCGACTGCCACGAGATATTGGTGTGCGCGTGAGTGTGTCAAAGGTAACCGGCAATGTTGATACCGGCGGGCTGATTAAGCAGAACGGCTATTATATAAATGAGGCATATGGCAAATCGGATGTTACGCTGAGTCTTGATGCAAGTGTTGTGACTGGTAATATAACACTAATCCAAAGTAAGT encodes the following:
- a CDS encoding toast rack family protein, with amino-acid sequence MKSKTCKAVIALLAAAVFLIAGAGQSTVLKTGEMKTEKQSVEVGQAKSADISLSLETGSLKLHGGAANLMDAVFTYNVPEWKPAVSYEVKDGVGKLSVTEPKTDGRVKGKAKNEWDIGLKNGFPLDLEVNLTTGSGEIDLGGLCLSSFELNQVTGNANVRLCDHPNVANLDLNCVTGSIDADMSGKWQHNMQGSISVVTGGVSIRLPRDIGVRVSVSKVTGNVDTGGLIKQNGYYINEAYGKSDVTLSLDASVVTGNITLIQSK